In Streptomyces sp. RFCAC02, the following proteins share a genomic window:
- a CDS encoding ATP-binding cassette domain-containing protein — protein MTALEVRDLVKDFRIRSGFSSSRLRAVDHVSFKLTPGRTVALVGESGSGKSTVAKMIARLERPTGGEIIATKPDGKRVGDREYRDHVQMVFQDPFASLNPFHSIEHHIARPLRLHHVTRGREETRRRVEQLLERVNLTPADAMAARRPHELSGGQRQRVAIARALAPGAQVVIADEPVSMLDVSIRLGVLNLLARLQREDDLAVLYITHDLATARHFSDEILVMYRGRVVERGPSDDVILTPQHSYTQLLASAAPNPDERGRTLAETPGAISEEDLGRSYDHHTKQWSSFDRAAPLSAAVADPAGGDAV, from the coding sequence TCAGCAGCTCCCGGCTGCGGGCCGTGGACCACGTGTCCTTCAAGCTCACGCCCGGCCGTACCGTCGCCCTGGTCGGCGAGTCCGGCTCGGGCAAGTCCACCGTCGCGAAGATGATCGCCCGGCTCGAGCGGCCGACGGGTGGCGAGATCATCGCCACCAAGCCCGACGGCAAGCGGGTCGGGGACCGGGAGTACCGGGACCACGTCCAGATGGTCTTCCAGGACCCCTTCGCCTCGCTCAACCCGTTCCACAGCATCGAGCACCACATCGCCCGCCCGCTGCGTCTGCACCACGTGACGCGCGGGCGGGAGGAGACGCGCCGCCGGGTCGAACAGCTCCTGGAGCGCGTCAACCTCACCCCGGCCGACGCGATGGCGGCCCGCCGGCCGCACGAGCTGTCCGGCGGCCAGCGCCAGCGCGTGGCGATCGCCCGCGCGCTGGCGCCCGGCGCCCAGGTCGTCATCGCCGACGAGCCGGTGTCGATGCTGGACGTGTCCATCCGCCTCGGCGTGCTCAACCTGCTCGCCAGGCTCCAGCGCGAGGACGACCTCGCCGTCCTCTACATCACGCACGACCTCGCGACCGCGCGGCACTTCTCGGACGAGATCCTCGTCATGTACCGCGGCCGTGTCGTCGAGCGCGGTCCGTCGGACGACGTGATCCTCACCCCGCAGCACTCGTACACGCAGCTGCTGGCCTCCGCCGCCCCCAATCCGGACGAACGCGGACGCACCCTCGCCGAGACCCCCGGCGCCATCTCCGAGGAGGACCTCGGCCGTTCCTACGACCACCACACCAAGCAGTGGTCGTCGTTCGACCGGGCCGCTCCGCTGTCCGCCGCGGTCGCCGACCCGGCCGGCGGGGACGCGGTATGA
- a CDS encoding glycoside hydrolase family 36 protein, which yields MSRTPITWTGGGVTLVAGVGGDRPAALLSLRPAGPAASSGTPDEAAAPPLAELQVLGHGRFPGSHRYADTTVGARLRYTGHTETGGPGEEGDPTLRITQRDPETGLEVTSVFTSLGAVPAVRTWTEVRGTRPEPLRLQAVTSACVGTFLADSGAAIEGLDVVHGDSDWVAEGRWHRVPLRDAGLAEMDPEAHHHPSRGRFAVTTRSSWSTGERLPAGAIVAADDTYALAWQIEHNGAWHYEIGERRSGAYLALLGPTDAEHQWSAEVDAERGFTTVPVSLAVVHGGVDAAFGALTRQRRALRAGRTRTDLPVVFNDYMNTLMGSPTTEKLLPLIDAAADAGAEYFCVDAGWYDEDGHWWDSVGEWLPSTTRFPGGLAEVTDRIRARGMVPGIWLEPEVVGVRSPIARTLPDEAFFQRHGARVVEHGRYHFDLRHPAARAHVDEVVDRLIADFGIGFFKFDYNIMPGPGTDLGGAAPGAGLLDHNRAHLAWLDGVLTRHPDLLIENCASGAMRMDYALLSRLHLQSTSDQQNPLLYPPIAAAAPASVLPEQAGNWAYTQPEMTVEESAFTLATGIMGRLYLSGYLNRMTPAQLGLVREAVDLHKELRGEIAGSLPFWPLGLTGRAGPWVALGLAVPASGGEPADGLGDALLTLWRRPGAADTLDVPVPLLAGADAEPEVVFPGPGAGAADWTLSWQPDRGVLRVTAPVSGPAATARVVRLRRR from the coding sequence ATGAGCCGCACCCCGATCACCTGGACCGGCGGTGGCGTGACGCTCGTCGCCGGCGTCGGGGGCGACCGTCCGGCCGCCCTGCTGTCGCTGCGCCCCGCCGGTCCGGCGGCCTCCTCCGGTACGCCGGACGAGGCCGCGGCACCGCCTCTGGCCGAGCTCCAGGTGCTCGGCCACGGCCGGTTCCCCGGCAGCCACCGGTACGCCGACACCACCGTCGGCGCCCGGCTGCGGTACACCGGCCACACGGAGACCGGCGGGCCGGGCGAGGAGGGCGACCCCACCCTCCGGATCACCCAGCGGGACCCGGAGACGGGTCTTGAGGTCACCAGCGTCTTCACCTCGCTGGGTGCCGTGCCGGCCGTCCGGACCTGGACCGAGGTGCGCGGCACCCGGCCGGAGCCGCTGCGGCTCCAGGCCGTCACCTCGGCCTGCGTCGGCACGTTCCTCGCCGACTCGGGGGCGGCCATCGAGGGTCTCGACGTCGTCCACGGCGACAGCGACTGGGTCGCCGAGGGCCGCTGGCACCGCGTCCCGCTGCGGGACGCGGGGCTCGCCGAGATGGACCCCGAGGCCCATCACCACCCCTCGCGCGGCCGGTTCGCCGTCACCACGCGCAGCTCCTGGTCCACCGGGGAACGGCTGCCCGCCGGCGCGATCGTCGCCGCCGACGACACGTACGCGCTTGCGTGGCAGATCGAGCACAACGGCGCCTGGCACTACGAGATCGGCGAGCGGCGCTCCGGCGCCTACCTCGCCCTCCTCGGCCCGACCGACGCCGAGCACCAGTGGAGCGCCGAGGTCGACGCGGAGCGCGGTTTCACGACCGTCCCGGTCTCCCTCGCCGTCGTCCACGGCGGTGTGGACGCGGCGTTCGGCGCCCTCACCCGGCAGCGCCGTGCCCTGCGGGCCGGCCGCACCCGTACCGACCTGCCCGTCGTGTTCAACGACTACATGAACACGCTCATGGGCAGTCCCACGACGGAGAAGCTGCTGCCGCTGATCGACGCCGCCGCCGACGCGGGCGCCGAGTACTTCTGCGTCGACGCCGGCTGGTACGACGAGGACGGGCACTGGTGGGACAGCGTGGGGGAGTGGCTGCCGTCCACGACCCGCTTCCCCGGCGGCCTCGCCGAGGTCACCGACCGGATCCGCGCCCGCGGCATGGTCCCCGGCATCTGGCTTGAGCCCGAGGTCGTCGGCGTCAGGTCGCCGATCGCGCGGACCCTGCCCGACGAGGCGTTCTTCCAGCGCCACGGCGCCCGGGTCGTCGAGCACGGCCGCTACCACTTCGACCTGCGCCACCCGGCCGCCCGCGCCCACGTGGACGAGGTCGTGGACCGGCTGATCGCCGACTTCGGCATCGGCTTCTTCAAGTTCGACTACAACATCATGCCGGGACCCGGCACCGACCTCGGCGGCGCGGCACCGGGGGCGGGACTGCTCGACCACAACCGCGCCCACCTCGCCTGGCTCGACGGCGTGCTGACGCGGCACCCGGACCTGCTGATCGAGAACTGCGCCTCGGGCGCGATGCGCATGGACTACGCCCTGCTGTCGCGCCTCCACCTGCAGTCCACGTCCGACCAGCAGAACCCGCTGCTGTACCCGCCGATCGCCGCGGCCGCGCCCGCGTCGGTCCTGCCCGAGCAGGCCGGCAACTGGGCGTACACCCAGCCCGAGATGACGGTGGAGGAGTCGGCGTTCACGCTGGCCACCGGCATCATGGGGCGGCTGTACCTCTCCGGCTACCTGAACCGCATGACCCCGGCGCAGCTCGGTCTCGTGCGCGAGGCGGTGGACCTGCACAAGGAACTGCGCGGGGAGATCGCCGGGTCGCTGCCGTTCTGGCCCCTCGGGCTGACGGGCCGCGCGGGGCCGTGGGTCGCGCTCGGCCTGGCCGTGCCGGCTTCCGGCGGGGAGCCGGCGGACGGTCTCGGCGACGCGCTGCTGACGCTCTGGCGCCGCCCGGGCGCGGCGGACACGCTGGACGTACCGGTGCCGCTCCTCGCGGGAGCGGACGCCGAACCGGAGGTCGTCTTCCCGGGCCCCGGCGCCGGGGCCGCCGACTGGACGCTGTCCTGGCAGCCGGACCGCGGCGTCCTGCGTGTCACCGCTCCCGTCTCGGGACCGGCGGCGACGGCGCGGGTCGTCCGGCTGCGCCGCCGCTGA
- a CDS encoding alpha-galactosidase has protein sequence MSLVLDLSGGSLPRVVHWGSDVGPLDPAGLDALRLAARPQPIGFSVDGPVEVAVLPEQSAGWLGTPGLAGNRGGTAFSTAFRVERTDTGALPPPAGGPGTVTVRATDPAAALALDLTVELTPAGLVRQRATLTNEGTTPFAVDALNLALPVPPAATELLDFTGHHLRERQPQRTAFTQGLRVRENRTGRTGYDAAYLLLAGTPGFGNRTGEVWGVHTAWSGNHRTFAERTYHSVSLLGSGELLLSGEVVLDPGAAYTTPWQYGAYGTGVDGISARFHRHLRSRPGHPSTPRPVVVNTWEAVYFDHDLTRLTELADAAAAVGAERFVLDDGWFGGRRDDRRALGDWYVSDEVWPRGLGPLTDHVTGLGMQFGLWVEPEMINEDSELARAHPDWIMAPHADGARLPRPARSQQVLDLARPEAFAYILERLDDLLTTYPISYLKWDHNRDLVEAGHRPTGRAGVHGQTRALYRLLDELRRHHPGVEIESCSSGGGRVDLEVLERTDRVWVSDCIDALERQRIQRWTNTLIPLELMGTHVGAGTAHTTDRRHTLDFRAGTALFGHFGIEWDLTSADPADVARLREWVTLYKDLRGLLHTGTSVHADHADPAYEVHGVVADDLSDAVYAVVAHGTSEMYPPGPLRLPGLDPEAVYHVRPLPPGDVPDGNAHRWGVPLPWWTPEGVHLPGRALEAAGLQAPVLFPERLILLRATRH, from the coding sequence GTGAGCCTGGTCCTCGACCTGTCGGGCGGCTCGCTCCCCCGCGTCGTCCACTGGGGATCGGACGTCGGCCCGCTGGACCCGGCCGGGCTCGACGCGCTGCGCCTGGCCGCGCGCCCGCAGCCGATCGGCTTCTCCGTGGACGGACCGGTCGAGGTCGCCGTGCTGCCCGAGCAGTCCGCGGGCTGGCTCGGCACCCCCGGCCTGGCCGGCAACCGCGGTGGCACGGCGTTCTCCACGGCCTTCCGCGTCGAGCGGACCGACACCGGCGCGCTCCCCCCGCCGGCCGGCGGCCCGGGCACCGTCACGGTCCGCGCCACCGACCCGGCCGCCGCCCTCGCGCTCGACCTGACCGTCGAACTGACGCCGGCCGGCCTCGTGCGCCAGCGCGCCACCCTCACCAACGAGGGCACCACGCCGTTCGCCGTGGACGCGCTGAACCTCGCCCTGCCGGTGCCCCCCGCGGCCACCGAACTCCTCGACTTCACCGGCCACCACCTGCGCGAACGCCAGCCGCAGCGCACCGCGTTCACCCAGGGCCTGCGGGTCCGCGAGAACCGCACGGGCCGCACCGGCTACGACGCCGCGTACCTCCTGCTGGCCGGCACCCCCGGCTTCGGCAACCGCACCGGCGAGGTCTGGGGCGTCCACACCGCCTGGTCGGGGAACCACCGGACGTTCGCCGAGCGCACGTACCACTCGGTGTCCCTCCTCGGCTCCGGCGAGCTGCTGCTGTCCGGCGAGGTCGTCCTCGACCCCGGCGCCGCCTACACCACGCCCTGGCAGTACGGGGCGTACGGCACCGGCGTCGACGGGATATCCGCCCGCTTCCACCGCCACCTCCGCTCCCGCCCCGGGCACCCGTCCACACCGCGCCCGGTCGTCGTCAACACCTGGGAGGCCGTCTACTTCGACCACGACCTCACCCGCCTCACCGAACTCGCGGACGCCGCAGCCGCCGTGGGCGCCGAGCGCTTCGTGCTGGACGACGGCTGGTTCGGCGGACGGCGCGACGACCGCCGCGCGCTGGGCGACTGGTACGTGTCCGACGAGGTGTGGCCGCGCGGCCTCGGCCCGCTGACCGACCATGTGACCGGCCTCGGGATGCAGTTCGGGCTGTGGGTCGAACCGGAGATGATCAACGAGGACTCCGAGCTGGCCCGCGCCCACCCCGACTGGATCATGGCACCGCACGCCGACGGCGCCAGGCTGCCGCGCCCCGCCCGGTCGCAGCAGGTCCTCGACCTGGCGCGCCCTGAGGCGTTCGCGTACATCCTGGAGCGCCTCGACGACCTCCTGACCACGTATCCGATCTCCTACCTCAAGTGGGACCACAACCGCGACCTCGTCGAGGCCGGGCACCGGCCGACCGGCCGCGCCGGTGTGCACGGCCAGACCCGCGCGCTCTACCGCCTGCTGGACGAACTCCGCCGCCACCACCCCGGCGTCGAGATCGAGTCCTGCTCCAGCGGCGGCGGCCGCGTGGACCTGGAGGTCCTGGAGCGCACCGACCGCGTCTGGGTCTCCGACTGCATCGACGCCCTGGAGCGGCAGCGCATCCAGCGCTGGACCAACACGCTGATCCCCCTGGAGCTGATGGGCACCCACGTGGGAGCCGGCACGGCCCACACGACCGACCGCAGGCACACCCTCGACTTCCGGGCCGGCACCGCGCTGTTCGGCCACTTCGGGATCGAGTGGGACCTCACCTCCGCCGACCCCGCCGACGTGGCGCGGCTGCGGGAGTGGGTCACGCTCTACAAGGACCTGCGGGGCCTGCTGCACACCGGCACCTCCGTTCACGCCGACCACGCGGACCCGGCGTACGAGGTGCACGGGGTCGTCGCCGACGACCTCTCGGACGCGGTGTACGCGGTCGTCGCGCACGGCACCTCCGAGATGTACCCGCCGGGACCCTTGCGGCTGCCCGGACTCGACCCGGAGGCCGTGTACCACGTGCGTCCCCTCCCGCCGGGCGACGTGCCCGACGGGAACGCCCACCGGTGGGGCGTCCCCCTGCCCTGGTGGACCCCCGAGGGGGTCCACCTGCCGGGCCGCGCCCTGGAGGCGGCGGGACTGCAGGCGCCGGTGCTCTTCCCCGAGCGCCTGATCCTCCTGCGCGCGACGCGGCACTAG
- a CDS encoding glycoside hydrolase family 2 protein produces the protein MIRHALHDGWRLTAVAGPVPDSVAGRTLPAQVPGSAHLDLLAAGLIQNPFLDRVEEDLVWAHRTDWRYVTSVEAAAPGPDERVDLVFDGLDTIATVEFAGRVVGSTANMHRSYRFDVRELLDGTPAELAVTFRSALAYAEEQQERLGSRPRAYDHPFNMVRKMACSFGWDWGPDLQTAGIWKPVRLERWRTARLAEVRPLVTVGADGTGRAEVHVRVERSGLAEAGALTLTAAIGEHRAEVTVPAGADSAKATVEVPDARLWWPVGYGEQPLYDLEVALTDADGTRLDGAERRVGFRTVTVDTTPDATGTPFTFVVNGTPVFIKGANWIPDDHFLTRITRERLERRVDQAVDAHMNMLRVWGGGIYETEDFYDVCDERGILVWQDFLLACAAYPEEDPLWSEFEAEARENVARLTSHASLALWNGGNENLWGWMDWNWQEPLAGRTWGRRYYTELFPSIVAELDPTRAYSDGSPYSPRFAPEEIHPNEQDHGTRHEWEVWNRVDYTEYRSHIPRFCSEFGFQGPATWTTLTDWVHDEPMTPTSPGFLLHQKAEDGNGKLDRGMAPHLPATHTFADWHWATQLNQARAVAFGIEHFRSWWPRTAGSLVWQLNDCWSVTSWAAVDGDERKKPLWYGLRHAYAPRLLTVQPRDERPTLIAVNDTAEPWRGEIALSRVTFDGEVRESATISLDVAARSTAEFELADALVKPADATREVLVATADAVRTVHLFAEDRDLAYDPAALTADAQAVPGGYRIDVTAGSFARDVAILADRVAPDAEADDMLITLLPGETHSFTVRTAADVDPAAFTGPLVLRSVNSLAAPAVEVQG, from the coding sequence ATGATCCGCCACGCCCTGCATGACGGTTGGCGCCTCACGGCGGTCGCCGGCCCCGTCCCCGACTCCGTCGCGGGCCGCACCCTGCCGGCCCAGGTCCCGGGCAGTGCCCACCTCGACCTGCTCGCCGCCGGGCTCATTCAGAACCCCTTCCTCGACCGGGTCGAGGAGGACCTGGTGTGGGCGCACCGCACCGACTGGCGGTACGTCACCTCCGTCGAGGCCGCGGCCCCCGGCCCCGACGAGCGCGTCGACCTCGTCTTCGACGGCCTCGACACCATCGCCACGGTCGAGTTCGCCGGCCGTGTCGTCGGCAGCACCGCCAACATGCACCGGTCCTACCGGTTCGACGTCCGCGAACTCCTCGACGGCACCCCGGCCGAGCTGGCCGTCACCTTCCGCTCCGCCCTCGCCTACGCGGAGGAGCAGCAGGAACGCCTCGGCTCCCGCCCCCGCGCGTACGACCACCCGTTCAACATGGTCCGCAAGATGGCGTGCAGCTTCGGCTGGGACTGGGGTCCCGACCTCCAGACCGCCGGCATCTGGAAGCCCGTCCGCCTGGAGCGCTGGCGCACGGCGCGCCTCGCCGAGGTCCGCCCGCTCGTGACCGTCGGCGCCGACGGCACCGGCCGCGCCGAGGTCCACGTCCGCGTCGAGCGCTCGGGCCTCGCGGAGGCCGGCGCGCTGACGCTCACCGCCGCGATCGGCGAGCACCGCGCCGAGGTCACCGTCCCCGCCGGCGCGGACAGCGCGAAGGCGACCGTCGAGGTCCCCGACGCCCGGCTGTGGTGGCCCGTCGGCTACGGCGAGCAGCCGCTGTACGACCTGGAGGTGGCGCTCACCGACGCCGATGGCACCCGCCTCGACGGGGCCGAGCGCCGCGTCGGCTTCCGCACCGTCACCGTGGACACGACCCCGGACGCCACCGGCACCCCGTTCACCTTCGTCGTGAACGGCACGCCCGTCTTCATCAAGGGCGCCAACTGGATCCCCGACGACCACTTCCTCACCCGGATCACGCGCGAGCGCCTGGAGCGGCGCGTGGACCAGGCCGTCGACGCCCACATGAACATGCTGCGCGTCTGGGGCGGCGGCATCTACGAGACCGAGGACTTCTACGACGTCTGCGACGAGCGCGGCATCCTCGTCTGGCAGGACTTCCTCCTCGCGTGCGCCGCCTACCCGGAGGAGGACCCGCTGTGGAGCGAGTTCGAGGCCGAGGCCCGGGAGAACGTCGCCCGCCTCACCTCGCACGCCTCCCTCGCCCTGTGGAACGGCGGCAACGAGAACCTCTGGGGCTGGATGGACTGGAACTGGCAGGAGCCCCTCGCCGGCCGCACCTGGGGGCGGCGCTACTACACCGAGCTGTTCCCCTCCATCGTCGCCGAACTCGACCCGACGCGCGCCTACTCGGACGGCAGCCCGTACAGCCCGCGCTTCGCGCCCGAGGAGATCCACCCGAACGAGCAGGACCACGGCACCCGCCACGAGTGGGAGGTGTGGAACCGCGTCGACTACACCGAGTACCGCTCCCACATCCCGCGGTTCTGCTCCGAGTTCGGCTTCCAGGGGCCCGCCACGTGGACGACCCTCACCGACTGGGTCCACGACGAGCCGATGACCCCGACCTCCCCCGGCTTCCTGCTGCACCAGAAGGCGGAGGACGGCAACGGCAAGCTCGACCGCGGCATGGCGCCGCACCTGCCCGCGACCCACACGTTCGCCGACTGGCACTGGGCCACCCAGCTCAACCAGGCCCGCGCCGTGGCGTTCGGCATCGAGCACTTCAGGTCCTGGTGGCCGCGCACCGCCGGCTCCCTCGTCTGGCAGCTCAACGACTGCTGGTCGGTGACCTCCTGGGCCGCCGTGGACGGCGACGAGCGGAAGAAGCCGCTGTGGTACGGCCTGCGCCACGCGTACGCCCCCCGGCTGCTGACCGTCCAGCCGCGCGACGAGCGCCCCACCCTGATCGCGGTGAACGACACCGCCGAGCCGTGGCGGGGTGAAATCGCCCTGTCCCGCGTGACGTTCGACGGCGAGGTGCGCGAGAGCGCTACCATCTCCCTGGACGTGGCGGCCCGTTCGACAGCCGAGTTCGAGCTCGCCGACGCCCTCGTCAAGCCGGCCGACGCGACCCGGGAGGTGCTGGTGGCCACCGCCGACGCCGTGCGCACCGTCCACCTGTTCGCGGAGGACCGCGACCTCGCCTACGACCCGGCCGCGCTGACGGCCGACGCGCAGGCCGTCCCCGGCGGCTACCGGATCGACGTCACCGCCGGTTCGTTCGCCCGCGACGTGGCGATCCTCGCCGACCGGGTCGCGCCGGACGCCGAGGCCGACGACATGCTGATCACCCTGCTGCCCGGGGAGACGCACTCCTTCACCGTGAGGACCGCGGCCGACGTCGACCCGGCGGCGTTCACCGGTCCGCTGGTGCTGCGCAGCGTCAACTCCCTGGCGGCCCCGGCGGTGGAAGTCCAGGGGTGA
- a CDS encoding substrate-binding domain-containing protein has protein sequence MSGSGAVGLVLARPARLLGVEPFFMEFIAGIEETLAARGMSVLLHVVPSHDAEITAYERWARRGLVDAVVVVNLAAEDRRPGVLRSLGLKSLVVGTWAADPDTPAVPSDDVGPVREAFGHLVELGHRHIARVTGPGDLLHTRARTRAMVACCREAGIEPVMLEGDYTAESGAELTAQLLRRAVRPTAITYDNDVMAVAGLGVAKELGVAVPRDLSLVAWDDSAMCQLATPALSVMRGDIHQFGVTVAESVLELVDDLPVTSRWSPAVRFLPRGSTAPAPVARAT, from the coding sequence GTGAGTGGGTCGGGTGCCGTCGGCCTCGTCCTCGCCCGGCCGGCGCGGCTGCTGGGCGTGGAGCCGTTCTTCATGGAGTTCATCGCCGGGATAGAGGAGACGCTCGCCGCGCGCGGGATGTCCGTCCTGCTCCATGTGGTGCCCTCCCACGACGCGGAGATCACCGCGTACGAGAGGTGGGCCAGACGTGGCCTCGTCGACGCCGTCGTCGTGGTCAACCTGGCCGCCGAGGACCGCAGGCCCGGTGTCCTGCGGAGCCTCGGCCTCAAATCCCTGGTCGTCGGCACCTGGGCGGCGGATCCGGACACCCCGGCCGTCCCCAGCGACGACGTCGGCCCGGTGCGGGAGGCGTTCGGGCACCTCGTGGAGCTGGGGCACCGGCACATCGCCCGCGTCACCGGTCCCGGCGACCTGCTCCACACCCGGGCGCGGACCCGCGCCATGGTGGCGTGCTGCCGTGAGGCGGGCATCGAGCCGGTGATGCTGGAGGGCGACTACACCGCCGAGTCGGGTGCCGAGCTGACGGCCCAGCTCCTGCGCCGCGCGGTCCGGCCGACCGCCATCACGTACGACAACGACGTGATGGCGGTCGCGGGGCTCGGCGTGGCCAAGGAGCTGGGGGTGGCGGTGCCGCGCGACCTGTCGCTCGTCGCGTGGGACGACTCGGCCATGTGCCAGCTCGCCACGCCCGCGCTGTCGGTGATGCGCGGGGACATCCACCAGTTCGGCGTGACCGTGGCCGAGTCGGTGCTCGAACTCGTCGACGACCTGCCGGTCACGTCGCGGTGGTCGCCGGCCGTACGGTTCCTGCCGCGCGGGTCGACCGCCCCGGCGCCGGTCGCCCGGGCGACCTGA
- a CDS encoding MFS transporter, which produces MPDELPLRRRVLVLAICCMSLLIVSLDNTALNVALPSLEREMHADISGLQWTVDVYTVVIASFLMLSGSMADRLGRRRVFRTGLVLFVAGSALCALAPGLGWLVAFRAAQAVGGSMLNPVAMSIITNTFRDPKELARAIGVWGGVVGISMALGPVAGGALVQLFDWRAIFWINVPIGLAALFLTLRFVPESRAPHPRRLDPVGQVLVVVVLGGLTFGIIEGGEEGWTSPLLLVPVAVSACALIALLVYEPRREQPLLELRFFRSAPFSGAFGIAIAAFAGLGGFLFLNTLYLQNARHLSALEAGLHLLPMAAVTLVCSPLSGYLVGHLGPRLPLLLAGTSITVSGLLLTRVDAGTSLPLLFTAYVFFGIGFGLVNAPLTNTAVTGMPRSQSGVAAGIASTGRQVGSALGVAVVGTVLGTGSRTAGWWVIACCGVLVLAIGALTTGRWARATAERATERLPRDAGRPIAESP; this is translated from the coding sequence ATGCCCGACGAACTGCCCCTGCGACGCCGCGTGCTCGTCCTGGCCATCTGCTGCATGAGCCTCCTCATCGTGAGCCTCGACAACACCGCCCTCAACGTCGCCCTGCCGTCCCTCGAACGCGAGATGCACGCGGACATCTCCGGCCTCCAGTGGACCGTGGACGTGTACACCGTCGTGATCGCGTCGTTCCTGATGCTGTCCGGCTCGATGGCCGACCGGCTGGGACGGCGGCGGGTCTTCAGGACCGGCCTCGTGCTGTTCGTCGCGGGGTCGGCGCTGTGCGCGCTGGCGCCGGGGCTCGGGTGGCTGGTGGCGTTCCGCGCCGCCCAGGCGGTGGGCGGGTCGATGCTGAACCCGGTGGCCATGTCGATCATCACCAACACGTTCCGCGACCCGAAGGAGCTGGCCCGTGCGATCGGCGTGTGGGGCGGCGTGGTCGGCATCTCCATGGCGCTCGGGCCGGTCGCGGGCGGCGCCCTCGTCCAGCTCTTCGACTGGCGTGCGATCTTCTGGATCAACGTGCCGATCGGTCTCGCCGCGCTGTTCCTGACGCTGCGCTTCGTCCCCGAGTCGCGCGCCCCGCACCCCCGCCGCCTCGACCCCGTCGGCCAGGTGCTCGTGGTCGTCGTCCTCGGCGGGCTGACGTTCGGCATCATCGAGGGCGGCGAGGAGGGCTGGACGTCGCCGCTGCTGCTGGTCCCCGTGGCGGTCTCGGCATGCGCCCTGATCGCTCTGCTGGTGTACGAGCCGCGCAGGGAACAGCCGCTGCTGGAGCTGCGGTTCTTCCGCAGCGCGCCGTTCAGCGGGGCGTTCGGCATCGCGATCGCGGCGTTCGCCGGGCTCGGCGGCTTCCTCTTCCTCAACACCCTCTACCTGCAGAACGCCCGGCACCTGAGCGCGCTGGAGGCCGGCCTGCACCTGCTGCCGATGGCGGCCGTCACCCTGGTGTGCTCACCGCTGTCCGGCTACCTGGTCGGGCACCTCGGCCCCCGGCTGCCGCTGCTGCTCGCCGGGACGTCCATCACCGTCAGCGGCCTCCTGCTGACCCGGGTGGACGCGGGCACGTCCCTCCCGCTGCTGTTCACCGCGTATGTCTTCTTCGGGATCGGCTTCGGGCTGGTGAACGCGCCGCTGACGAACACGGCGGTCACGGGCATGCCGCGTTCGCAGTCGGGCGTCGCCGCCGGCATCGCCTCCACCGGCCGCCAGGTGGGCTCGGCGCTCGGCGTGGCCGTCGTCGGCACCGTCCTCGGCACCGGGTCGCGGACGGCCGGGTGGTGGGTGATCGCCTGCTGCGGCGTGCTGGTGCTCGCCATCGGCGCGCTCACCACCGGACGCTGGGCGCGCGCCACCGCCGAACGGGCGACGGAGCGCCTCCCCCGGGACGCGGGCAGGCCCATCGCGGAGTCGCCGTAG
- a CDS encoding tetratricopeptide repeat protein, whose protein sequence is MPDVTPETTVIAYRAAEHLLDARDPRGAIKLLDPVVSAYPENTAARLLRARAFFLAAQLRAAEQEFGLVLEREPDNAFAHFAMARTLQRAGRGGESLRHFRLAAALDPRPEYVEAARFGDRAG, encoded by the coding sequence GTGCCCGACGTCACACCCGAGACCACCGTCATCGCCTACCGCGCCGCCGAGCATCTGCTGGACGCCCGCGATCCCCGTGGCGCCATCAAGCTGCTCGACCCCGTGGTCAGCGCCTACCCGGAGAACACCGCGGCCCGCCTGCTGCGCGCCCGGGCGTTCTTCCTCGCGGCGCAGCTCCGTGCCGCCGAGCAGGAGTTCGGGCTCGTGCTGGAGCGCGAGCCCGACAACGCGTTCGCCCACTTCGCCATGGCCCGCACGCTCCAGCGCGCCGGCAGGGGCGGCGAGTCGCTGCGTCACTTCCGCCTCGCCGCCGCGCTCGACCCGCGCCCGGAGTACGTGGAGGCCGCGCGGTTCGGCGACCGGGCCGGCTGA